One region of Streptomyces sp. CG4 genomic DNA includes:
- a CDS encoding sensor histidine kinase translates to MTLIFMLLLAAVGLGVRLRQERENHRKAERRLLEFLATAGHELRTPLTAISGYVQLARLGGLADPENFDLAMSRMTDETRRTLALIDELVLLARLDLGQPLRRERVNLASLCRDAVADAEACSPHHPIQLTILPGNHTVTGDRDRLYQVIANLLANVRHHTPEGTRAALGLGTEDTHRVIEVMDDGPGIPAELRNSAFERFVHGEKARAPVVDNDAGGGNGLGLSVVAAIVTAHGGRVSLEPGSGGAWFRVRLPAA, encoded by the coding sequence GTGACGCTGATATTCATGCTGTTGCTTGCTGCTGTCGGACTGGGCGTCCGGCTGCGACAGGAGCGCGAGAACCACCGCAAGGCCGAGCGGCGCCTGCTGGAGTTCCTCGCCACCGCGGGGCATGAGCTGCGCACTCCGCTCACCGCGATCTCCGGCTATGTTCAGTTGGCCCGGTTGGGCGGTCTGGCCGATCCGGAGAACTTCGATCTCGCCATGTCCCGCATGACGGACGAGACCCGCCGCACGCTGGCGCTCATCGACGAGTTGGTGCTGCTCGCCAGGCTCGACCTGGGCCAACCGCTGCGGCGTGAGCGGGTGAACCTGGCAAGTCTGTGCCGTGACGCCGTGGCCGACGCCGAGGCCTGTTCCCCGCACCATCCGATCCAGCTCACGATCCTGCCGGGCAACCACACGGTCACCGGTGACCGGGACCGCCTCTACCAGGTCATCGCCAACCTGCTGGCCAATGTGCGGCATCACACGCCCGAAGGGACGCGCGCGGCGCTGGGGCTGGGTACCGAGGACACGCATCGGGTCATCGAGGTGATGGACGACGGGCCGGGCATCCCCGCCGAGTTGCGGAACTCGGCCTTCGAGCGGTTCGTCCACGGCGAGAAGGCGAGGGCGCCCGTCGTGGACAACGACGCGGGCGGTGGAAACGGCCTCGGACTGAGTGTCGTCGCGGCCATCGTCACCGCGCACGGTGGCAGGGTGAGTCTGGAACCCGGCTCCGGCGGGGCGTGGTTCCGCGTCCGGCTGCCGGCAGCCTGA
- a CDS encoding HAMP domain-containing sensor histidine kinase: MPTDAGGAPTCRKDRAPRSGAALNSLFRRLTWSLALITVVGVLGAGVSCVLTLSSRLRERTDQQIVQIHRQRVQALGEGRGLVAESDGSASLVADDQGTVRLATGVTSLTRRLRLSAQELRKRAGIGHPTAVVNRPVRAMVGRLPDGTYLVTARSTASDQAAVRTLVGIEAAISIPLIALLALGALWCSRQALVPIRDMTRSARRIAESSAEPSERVPVATPPLRELQCTADTFNYLLRRIEEGAVRHRQAERRLHDLVGAASHELRTPLTTITGYAQLARIGALEDPLQLDHAMEQVQRETRRMTHVVEDLLLLARLGHGGFLEQRPVDLAQLCVQAVAQAQPPGARRTLRCVVQSATHVVEGDRYRLQQVIGNLLSNVLAHTPESASAEVRLCLNGDRHIIDVVDDGPGVPETARKRIFEPFFRAETATPPEPEADPCRGRGLGLSVAAAVVKAHGGSVRLEPSERGAWFRISLPTLQGPERVEVAAQAAVP, encoded by the coding sequence ATGCCCACCGACGCGGGCGGCGCCCCGACCTGTCGCAAGGACCGGGCCCCCCGCTCCGGCGCGGCCCTCAACTCCTTGTTCCGCAGACTCACTTGGAGCCTGGCCCTGATCACCGTGGTCGGCGTGCTCGGTGCCGGTGTCTCCTGCGTACTCACGCTCTCCAGCCGCCTGCGGGAGCGCACCGACCAGCAGATCGTCCAGATCCATCGGCAGCGGGTGCAGGCCCTGGGCGAAGGGCGCGGGCTGGTCGCTGAGAGTGACGGCTCCGCGTCCCTGGTGGCCGACGACCAGGGCACCGTGCGGCTCGCGACCGGCGTCACGTCCCTCACCCGCAGGCTGCGGCTCTCGGCACAGGAACTACGCAAACGAGCCGGCATCGGTCATCCCACGGCGGTGGTGAACAGACCGGTGCGAGCCATGGTGGGCCGCCTGCCGGACGGAACCTATCTGGTGACCGCCCGGTCGACGGCCTCCGACCAGGCGGCCGTGCGGACGCTGGTGGGCATCGAGGCCGCGATCAGCATCCCGCTGATCGCCCTGCTGGCGCTCGGCGCCCTGTGGTGCAGCCGACAGGCCCTCGTCCCCATTCGCGACATGACACGTAGCGCCCGGCGCATCGCAGAAAGCAGCGCCGAGCCCTCGGAGCGCGTTCCCGTGGCAACGCCACCACTGAGAGAGCTGCAGTGCACCGCGGACACCTTCAACTACCTGCTGCGACGCATCGAGGAGGGGGCCGTACGGCACAGACAGGCGGAGCGCCGGCTACACGATCTTGTCGGCGCCGCCAGTCACGAACTGCGCACACCGCTCACCACCATCACCGGGTACGCCCAACTGGCCCGGATAGGAGCGCTGGAGGACCCGCTGCAACTGGACCACGCGATGGAACAGGTCCAGCGAGAGACGCGGCGCATGACCCATGTGGTGGAGGACCTCTTGCTGCTGGCCCGGCTGGGTCACGGCGGATTCCTCGAACAACGTCCGGTGGACCTGGCTCAGCTCTGTGTCCAGGCGGTGGCCCAGGCACAGCCGCCTGGCGCCCGGCGCACCCTGCGCTGCGTGGTGCAGTCCGCCACCCATGTGGTGGAGGGCGACCGGTACCGACTCCAGCAGGTGATCGGCAATCTGCTCTCCAACGTGCTGGCCCACACCCCGGAGAGCGCCTCGGCCGAGGTGCGGCTGTGCCTGAACGGGGACCGCCACATCATCGACGTCGTCGACGACGGCCCCGGTGTCCCGGAGACCGCGCGGAAGAGAATCTTCGAGCCCTTCTTCCGCGCGGAGACCGCCACACCGCCGGAACCAGAGGCCGACCCCTGCCGGGGCCGCGGACTGGGGCTGAGCGTGGCGGCGGCAGTGGTCAAGGCACACGGCGGTTCGGTCAGACTCGAACCGTCCGAGCGAGGCGCGTGGTTCCGCATCAGCCTACCGACTCTCCAAGGGCCCGAGCGCGTCGAAGTCGCGGCACAGGCAGCCGTGCCCTGA
- a CDS encoding AAA family ATPase, with protein sequence MLHERATQDDFAPLYGRDAEQAALLHMMSRLADGNAGVTVIHGIPGSGRSRLLRRGMALARSVGVQVLTALGSAPSSHTPYAFVRQLRPPQSAPAGTKCATEPPTEGSAQRWCRSLLSAAGRPTLLALDDVQWADPESVKVIGALLRRLPSAPLGVLLTVTSARGEFPDACAALLNQAAAFQDGRGRLLELGPLGVPEVRAMCTAAGLPAPAASDGLWWERAARLSRGSPWLLRRALDELRREPAEVSATGLTTAFTRGIDAAGAERAAASAAQLAAGPRALLRGLAVCRGLVTVDRMASLVGLDKTELPAALRTLRVQGLIDFGDPPLLRLTDRASAVLAGMDGDERRQLYADAARWAHRCDADEEELATLLLNTVPLGEPWVPWVLRRTARTRLARGRHAEAAEALERALHEPLPPAERAEVLLEAAEAYAVIAPEAADRRLHELLSGAQAPPRVHTAAADLLLARGEPGLAPRAAAMLYGADGARSADLPPAEVRRCPTDVASRQGSTTPEPGATPHGRPSPDEHPAVLAARVWQRTLRGEDAALVRESCQKLLRAPLDGALYPRLATCAALALADAHGTALRELDATLAKAGHRRSPTLVTAGLLLRANLGLQAGDPDTAAHDLAAARSLVPPQVWHPSRLTALRALEIRLLVARERYEEAASLAGEELPPRAEEGTFWAHLLYARAQLSLCRGRPEQALAAAEECGRWLAARRWGNPALVAWRSLAALAHLGCGDDDRASALFAEELRLAGRWGSDSALAWTELRRGLGSPDPQAARLTERALGRLSRTSVSGPFVHATVAQEWAGLHHPARVDTASRRPRARDGGTEMT encoded by the coding sequence GTGCTGCACGAGCGAGCCACCCAGGACGACTTCGCACCGCTGTACGGGCGGGACGCCGAACAGGCGGCGCTGCTTCACATGATGAGCCGGCTCGCCGACGGCAATGCCGGCGTGACGGTGATCCACGGCATCCCGGGCAGTGGTCGCAGCCGACTGCTGCGACGCGGCATGGCCCTCGCCCGCTCGGTCGGTGTCCAGGTGCTCACCGCACTGGGTTCAGCGCCGTCCTCGCACACCCCCTACGCATTCGTACGGCAGTTGCGGCCGCCCCAGTCCGCCCCGGCCGGCACGAAGTGCGCCACGGAGCCGCCCACGGAGGGGTCGGCGCAGAGATGGTGCCGTTCTCTGCTGTCCGCCGCCGGCAGGCCGACGCTCCTCGCCCTGGACGACGTGCAGTGGGCGGACCCGGAGTCGGTGAAGGTGATCGGGGCGCTCCTACGGCGGCTCCCCTCGGCGCCGCTGGGTGTGCTGCTGACCGTCACCAGTGCCCGCGGCGAGTTCCCCGATGCCTGCGCCGCGCTCCTCAACCAGGCAGCCGCCTTCCAGGACGGCCGAGGCCGGCTGCTGGAACTCGGGCCGCTCGGTGTGCCGGAGGTCCGCGCGATGTGCACAGCGGCGGGGCTGCCGGCCCCGGCCGCGTCGGACGGCCTCTGGTGGGAGCGGGCGGCCCGGCTCAGTCGGGGCAGCCCCTGGCTGCTGCGGCGGGCTCTGGACGAGCTGCGCCGGGAGCCGGCCGAGGTGTCCGCCACCGGACTGACGACGGCATTCACCCGTGGAATCGACGCCGCGGGTGCCGAACGGGCAGCCGCGTCCGCCGCACAGCTGGCTGCCGGGCCCCGCGCGCTGCTCCGTGGGCTTGCGGTCTGCCGGGGCCTGGTGACGGTGGACCGGATGGCCTCGCTGGTGGGTCTCGACAAGACCGAACTCCCGGCCGCTCTGCGAACGCTACGGGTACAGGGCCTGATCGACTTCGGTGATCCGCCACTGCTGAGGCTGACGGACCGGGCATCCGCAGTGCTGGCCGGTATGGACGGCGACGAACGCAGGCAGCTGTACGCGGACGCCGCCCGCTGGGCGCATCGGTGCGACGCCGACGAGGAGGAGCTGGCCACGCTGCTGCTGAACACCGTGCCGCTGGGCGAGCCGTGGGTGCCGTGGGTACTGCGCCGCACCGCCCGCACCCGGCTGGCCCGGGGCCGGCACGCAGAGGCCGCCGAGGCGCTGGAGCGGGCGTTGCACGAGCCGCTCCCCCCGGCAGAGCGCGCCGAGGTGCTGCTGGAGGCCGCAGAGGCGTACGCGGTGATCGCGCCCGAGGCGGCGGACCGCAGGCTACACGAGTTGCTGTCCGGAGCGCAGGCTCCCCCGCGCGTGCACACCGCCGCTGCGGACCTCCTCCTCGCCCGGGGTGAACCCGGCCTGGCGCCGAGGGCGGCGGCCATGCTGTACGGGGCCGACGGTGCGAGGTCCGCGGATCTCCCGCCGGCGGAGGTGCGACGTTGCCCGACGGACGTCGCGAGCCGCCAGGGATCCACGACACCGGAACCGGGGGCGACGCCCCACGGTCGGCCGAGCCCGGACGAACATCCGGCCGTGCTCGCCGCCAGGGTGTGGCAGCGAACGCTGCGAGGCGAAGACGCGGCCTTGGTACGGGAGTCGTGCCAGAAGCTGCTGCGGGCGCCGCTCGACGGAGCGCTGTACCCCCGGCTCGCCACCTGTGCTGCCCTGGCCCTCGCGGACGCGCACGGCACGGCGCTCCGCGAGCTGGACGCCACGCTCGCCAAGGCCGGGCATCGCCGCAGCCCGACGCTGGTGACGGCGGGCCTGCTGCTGCGGGCCAACCTGGGCCTGCAGGCCGGTGATCCGGACACCGCCGCCCACGATCTCGCCGCCGCCAGGTCTCTGGTACCGCCGCAGGTGTGGCATCCCTCCCGGCTCACCGCGCTGCGGGCGCTGGAGATCCGGCTGCTGGTTGCGCGGGAGCGTTACGAGGAGGCCGCTTCGCTGGCCGGCGAGGAGTTGCCGCCCCGTGCCGAGGAGGGCACCTTCTGGGCCCATCTGCTGTACGCCCGTGCCCAGTTGTCGCTCTGCCGGGGGCGCCCTGAGCAGGCGCTGGCGGCAGCCGAGGAGTGCGGACGGTGGCTGGCGGCCCGGAGGTGGGGCAACCCAGCGCTGGTGGCGTGGCGTTCCCTGGCTGCCCTGGCCCATCTGGGCTGCGGTGACGACGACCGGGCCTCGGCGCTGTTCGCCGAGGAGTTGCGGCTGGCCGGGCGGTGGGGCAGCGACTCCGCACTCGCCTGGACCGAACTGCGCCGGGGACTCGGGTCCCCGGACCCACAAGCGGCCCGGCTGACCGAGCGCGCGCTGGGCCGGCTCAGCCGCACGTCCGTGTCCGGACCGTTCGTGCACGCCACCGTCGCCCAGGAGTGGGCCGGACTGCACCACCCGGCGCGGGTGGACACCGCCTCGCGCCGGCCCAGAGCCCGGGATGGTGGGACTGAGATGACATGA
- a CDS encoding AAA family ATPase: MLLERQNELKVAAEALRLAVHGSGSLVVISGPPGIGKSALLTEIGELASRLPIGPITGSLAPPRPLVMRAYAAPTERDFALGVTRQLLSPVLTSGSFVGRWCSGPARPALAFLQGDPESPRQHTPTTVRALLSMVENMSHDRIPVLLIDDLHWVDEGSRDWLDQLVQQVPHRGILVAVTVCEGESGADQPGNWPLAAAAEHRLLPAPLGMASVEGMTLERLGVPADPEFAAACHDTARGNPLHLVALLQECRTRGIAPVAAEAPTVAALVPPALRRRLLLCLREQPQPVLAVARALTVLGADADPQLVGELAGLDPVDRDESLRRLHRLALLSRQDRFGLAHRAVHEVVEEATPPGERDRLHLQAAALLRYRGSDPERVAGHLLVTTVQLDDDALAALRRAADAAVQRGAPEKAARYLRRALRDVPPHSRARARLLVELATVERSFAPSVAFRHVAQAFPLLPGVLERAEALMVLTPVAPGATLLSLGDLLRQTAEQLAAPGAAPGDRRMMALRLEARLHYLCENDPAVLSSAADRLAGLGAQPEMAHGGQRELLMAQLHAAMVSATMPATRIGALARRVLEHEPASAAHVHTMLPLIVSVSAAADSVAGLLPWLDAALADAVRRGGRLEESVILSEQALVLLAQGRLTAARERAVQACSVVGPDEVSALSAMALVMVALRGREPELVGSLPDRIRGLHENCELAAMLTLVRGMEAELRHEPGMAVEHFLDAWYALERAGWRNPIMAPPAYWAARTLHRMGESDRAAQLCAQHLEQARAWGAPSGLGRALALQAMVSDKASAPALLREATEVLQESADLHARAAVLLRLAEVVAPRDATEAETALRTSYELAAECGASSVAARAQELLGSAAVRVLARAQLTSAERLVAQMAVQGLTNQAIADDLGVSRRAVEKHLTSCYRKMSTSGRSGLATALKEAGLAGDIRPQGAA, translated from the coding sequence ATGCTGCTTGAGCGGCAGAACGAACTGAAAGTGGCGGCCGAGGCCCTGCGGCTCGCCGTACACGGCAGCGGATCCCTGGTCGTGATCAGCGGCCCGCCCGGAATCGGCAAGTCGGCCCTGCTGACGGAGATCGGCGAACTGGCCTCACGACTGCCCATCGGTCCCATCACCGGGTCGCTGGCACCACCACGGCCTCTGGTGATGCGGGCCTATGCCGCCCCCACAGAACGCGACTTCGCCCTCGGTGTCACCCGGCAACTGCTGAGTCCGGTTCTCACGTCGGGATCGTTCGTCGGCCGATGGTGTTCGGGACCGGCGCGGCCCGCGCTCGCCTTCCTCCAGGGCGACCCCGAGTCGCCCCGGCAGCACACCCCGACGACCGTGCGCGCTCTGCTGTCCATGGTGGAGAACATGAGCCACGACCGAATACCGGTGCTGCTCATCGACGATCTGCACTGGGTGGACGAGGGATCGCGGGACTGGCTCGACCAGCTCGTGCAACAGGTGCCCCACCGGGGGATACTCGTCGCGGTGACCGTGTGCGAAGGGGAATCCGGGGCGGACCAGCCCGGCAACTGGCCGCTGGCCGCGGCAGCCGAGCACAGACTGCTGCCGGCCCCGCTCGGCATGGCCTCGGTCGAGGGCATGACCCTGGAGCGCCTGGGCGTGCCGGCCGACCCGGAGTTCGCGGCCGCGTGCCACGACACCGCACGCGGCAACCCCCTGCACCTCGTAGCGCTTCTCCAGGAGTGCCGGACGCGCGGCATTGCCCCGGTGGCCGCCGAGGCACCCACGGTGGCCGCGCTGGTTCCTCCGGCGCTGCGTCGCCGTCTGCTGCTGTGCCTGCGGGAGCAGCCGCAGCCCGTGCTCGCCGTGGCCCGTGCGTTGACGGTCCTCGGCGCCGACGCGGACCCGCAATTGGTGGGCGAGCTGGCCGGACTGGACCCGGTGGACCGGGACGAGAGCCTGCGCCGGCTGCACCGACTGGCGCTGCTCTCCCGGCAGGACCGCTTCGGGCTGGCGCACCGGGCCGTGCACGAGGTGGTCGAGGAAGCCACACCACCGGGCGAACGCGACCGGCTGCACCTGCAGGCGGCCGCCCTGCTGCGCTATCGGGGCAGCGACCCCGAGCGGGTGGCCGGTCATCTGCTGGTCACGACGGTGCAGTTGGACGACGACGCGCTGGCGGCACTGCGACGCGCGGCCGACGCGGCAGTGCAGCGCGGCGCCCCGGAAAAGGCCGCTCGCTATCTGCGCCGCGCCCTGCGCGACGTCCCGCCGCACAGCAGGGCGCGGGCCCGCCTGCTGGTGGAACTGGCGACCGTGGAGCGGAGCTTCGCCCCGTCGGTGGCCTTCCGGCACGTGGCCCAGGCGTTCCCGCTGCTGCCCGGTGTCCTGGAGCGCGCCGAGGCGCTGATGGTGCTCACCCCGGTGGCGCCCGGGGCCACCCTGCTCTCGTTGGGTGATCTGCTGCGGCAGACGGCGGAGCAGCTGGCGGCCCCCGGGGCGGCGCCTGGCGACCGGCGCATGATGGCGCTGCGCCTGGAGGCCCGGCTGCACTACCTCTGCGAAAACGATCCGGCGGTGCTGTCGTCCGCTGCGGACCGCTTGGCCGGGCTGGGCGCGCAACCGGAGATGGCGCACGGAGGCCAGCGGGAACTGCTGATGGCGCAGCTGCATGCGGCGATGGTGTCCGCGACGATGCCCGCCACCCGGATCGGAGCGCTCGCACGCCGTGTGCTGGAGCACGAGCCGGCCTCCGCGGCTCATGTGCACACCATGCTGCCCTTGATCGTGTCGGTCTCGGCCGCCGCCGACTCGGTGGCGGGGCTGCTGCCCTGGCTGGACGCGGCCCTGGCGGACGCCGTGCGGCGGGGCGGGCGGCTGGAGGAGTCGGTGATCCTCAGCGAGCAGGCACTTGTACTGCTCGCCCAGGGCCGGCTGACGGCTGCGCGGGAACGGGCCGTGCAGGCCTGCTCGGTGGTCGGTCCGGACGAGGTGAGCGCGCTGTCCGCGATGGCCCTGGTCATGGTGGCACTGCGGGGACGCGAGCCGGAGCTGGTCGGTTCGCTGCCGGACCGGATCCGTGGGCTCCACGAGAACTGCGAGCTGGCGGCGATGCTCACTCTGGTCCGGGGGATGGAGGCGGAGCTGCGGCACGAACCGGGCATGGCGGTGGAGCACTTCCTCGACGCCTGGTACGCCCTGGAGCGGGCCGGATGGCGCAATCCGATCATGGCACCCCCGGCCTACTGGGCGGCACGCACCCTGCACCGGATGGGCGAATCGGACCGGGCCGCGCAGCTGTGCGCACAGCATCTCGAACAGGCTCGTGCTTGGGGTGCCCCGTCGGGCCTGGGCCGCGCGCTGGCGCTGCAGGCGATGGTTTCGGACAAGGCCTCCGCACCGGCATTGCTGCGGGAAGCCACCGAGGTACTGCAGGAATCCGCCGATCTGCACGCGCGGGCGGCGGTGCTGCTGCGGCTCGCGGAGGTGGTGGCACCGCGCGACGCCACCGAGGCGGAGACGGCACTGCGGACGTCGTACGAGCTGGCCGCGGAGTGCGGGGCGTCCTCGGTCGCGGCCCGGGCGCAGGAGTTGCTGGGGTCGGCGGCCGTCCGCGTCCTCGCCCGCGCACAGCTGACGTCCGCGGAGCGGTTGGTGGCGCAGATGGCCGTGCAGGGCCTGACCAACCAGGCCATCGCCGACGACCTCGGTGTCTCCCGGCGGGCCGTGGAGAAGCACCTGACGAGCTGCTACCGCAAGATGTCGACGTCCGGCCGTTCGGGCCTTGCCACCGCGCTCAAGGAGGCGGGCCTGGCCGGGGACATCCGCCCCCAGGGAGCCGCCTGA
- a CDS encoding LuxR C-terminal-related transcriptional regulator has product MKLALALPVPCSQNTGPATAAPLAGRVSPLSALVGRTVRAGSGPAPAVMLTGPVGIGRSALLRTFCETVASWVSVLRAGPLDGIWYDASGAARSDAVPVQSPLGDGPLSSHRLHETVVALCRRGPVVLAMDDAHHCRPRSLGALDYVLRRSAGLPLLVVITVPALPAVREPATLTSLLAHHAWNTLELKPLTAGDVAEVLTQRLGRRPDPALLRRCLEHSAGIPAAVHAFADLHADTPAARSRETASPASQKGPGPLPRSAAAVLSAVAVLGCSDPELVSELIRMPVPAVLRALDHLAVHRALPAGGSRAKTPGAVRAVPHGVTEDDLLPLYARAARLLEDAGRPPTEVADVLLQIGYGAAPWMLEALYSAALDADSPESAVRYLSHALDIGAGQDARTLRRIRARLAATLTTTASAVAVHHLSALLATSTDGRELADIALRCADTLIALGRADEAARLLASVLDRAVDSGAVTVPEECRPDLESALLLSGALRPGTAKWVRERSRTCAEPVGDSPGSRRLRLACAALSMLSGRPAALPGNPALLAVGTPGTPLNELSLVASSVIAHLTDHNTKALDALDRILRRPDHEGPDPARVQTLMVRALVLCGTGDLPRAERDARRALELERRHGDSPGVAPAVVVAYVLAQRGRISAAGSVLADVSGREVQSLFYLQPLYWWTAAAIRRSRGDLRGALVALRSSGRTQGPGAAESPLVLPWWLEAADLLTELGRPAEARLVAARGGELAPFADTPRSSGLVLLARGLATPGHTGHRLLDQACEQLAESPARLLRARAEYALGSALLDDGDPLAARPRLRTALDLMIGCGAGEAAEGVRLRLAEAGGRPRRLTSRPSDALTEQERRVAALAMAGYSNREIADALYITRRTVELHLTHTYQKLGVNRREELAGVLPNTPGAATSGPGGTER; this is encoded by the coding sequence GTGAAACTCGCCCTTGCCTTGCCGGTCCCCTGCTCGCAGAACACCGGTCCGGCCACGGCCGCACCACTGGCGGGCAGGGTTTCCCCGCTCTCCGCGCTGGTCGGCCGCACCGTCCGAGCCGGCTCCGGACCAGCCCCCGCCGTGATGCTGACGGGCCCCGTCGGCATCGGCCGCAGCGCCCTGCTGCGGACCTTCTGCGAAACCGTGGCGTCCTGGGTGTCGGTGCTGCGCGCCGGCCCGCTCGACGGGATCTGGTACGACGCGAGCGGCGCCGCACGGTCCGACGCGGTCCCCGTCCAATCGCCGCTGGGTGACGGCCCTCTGTCGTCCCACCGGCTCCACGAGACGGTCGTGGCACTCTGCCGGCGCGGGCCCGTGGTCCTGGCCATGGACGACGCACACCACTGCCGCCCGCGTTCCCTGGGCGCACTGGACTACGTGCTGCGCAGGTCCGCCGGGCTGCCGCTGCTCGTGGTGATCACCGTCCCCGCCCTTCCCGCCGTCAGGGAGCCCGCCACCCTGACCTCGCTACTCGCCCACCATGCCTGGAACACATTGGAGTTGAAGCCGCTGACGGCCGGCGACGTCGCCGAGGTCCTCACCCAGCGGCTGGGACGCAGACCCGACCCGGCCCTGCTGCGGCGATGCCTGGAACACTCCGCAGGCATACCCGCTGCCGTCCACGCATTCGCCGACCTGCACGCCGACACGCCTGCCGCCAGGAGCAGGGAGACAGCAAGCCCGGCCTCGCAGAAGGGGCCCGGCCCGCTCCCCCGGTCGGCCGCGGCGGTTCTGTCCGCTGTGGCCGTGCTGGGCTGCTCCGACCCGGAGCTCGTGAGCGAACTCATCCGAATGCCGGTGCCGGCCGTACTGCGTGCCCTGGACCACCTCGCCGTACACCGAGCCCTGCCCGCCGGCGGCTCCCGGGCAAAGACCCCCGGCGCCGTACGCGCCGTACCGCACGGCGTGACGGAAGACGATCTCCTTCCGCTGTACGCGCGCGCCGCCCGGCTGCTCGAGGATGCGGGGCGCCCGCCGACGGAGGTGGCAGACGTCCTCCTGCAGATCGGGTACGGCGCCGCGCCCTGGATGCTGGAGGCGCTGTACAGCGCGGCCCTGGACGCCGACTCGCCCGAATCCGCCGTGCGCTACCTCTCGCACGCGTTGGACATCGGCGCCGGCCAGGACGCCCGCACGCTCCGCAGGATCCGCGCCCGGCTGGCCGCGACACTCACCACCACCGCATCTGCCGTGGCCGTTCACCATCTGAGCGCATTGCTCGCGACCAGCACCGACGGGCGCGAACTCGCCGACATCGCCTTGCGGTGCGCGGACACCCTCATCGCACTCGGCCGTGCCGACGAGGCGGCCCGACTGCTCGCCAGCGTCCTGGACCGCGCGGTCGACTCCGGGGCGGTCACCGTTCCGGAGGAATGCCGGCCCGACCTGGAATCCGCTCTGCTGCTCAGCGGAGCGTTGCGCCCCGGCACCGCAAAATGGGTCAGAGAGCGCTCTCGGACGTGTGCCGAGCCCGTCGGCGACAGTCCCGGCAGCCGTCGTCTGCGGCTGGCCTGCGCAGCACTGTCCATGCTCAGCGGCCGTCCCGCTGCCCTGCCCGGCAACCCTGCCCTGTTGGCGGTCGGCACCCCTGGCACCCCGCTGAACGAGCTGTCGCTGGTCGCCTCCTCGGTCATCGCACACCTCACGGACCACAACACCAAAGCGCTCGACGCGCTCGACCGGATCCTGCGCCGCCCGGATCATGAGGGCCCGGACCCGGCTCGGGTCCAGACCCTCATGGTCCGGGCGCTGGTGCTGTGCGGCACGGGCGACCTGCCCAGGGCCGAACGGGACGCCCGACGGGCCCTGGAACTCGAACGCCGGCACGGCGACAGCCCAGGCGTCGCCCCGGCCGTTGTCGTCGCCTACGTGCTCGCCCAGCGCGGCAGAATCTCCGCCGCCGGCTCCGTGCTCGCCGACGTCAGCGGCAGGGAAGTGCAGTCACTGTTCTACCTCCAGCCCCTGTACTGGTGGACCGCGGCAGCCATCCGGCGATCCCGCGGCGACCTGCGCGGCGCCCTGGTGGCACTGCGCTCCAGCGGCCGTACGCAGGGCCCGGGAGCAGCCGAGTCGCCGTTGGTGCTGCCCTGGTGGCTGGAGGCGGCGGATCTGCTGACCGAACTGGGCCGCCCGGCCGAGGCACGGCTGGTCGCCGCACGGGGCGGCGAACTGGCCCCCTTCGCGGACACCCCGCGCAGCTCCGGACTCGTCTTGCTCGCCCGAGGACTCGCCACTCCCGGCCACACCGGGCACCGGCTCCTCGACCAGGCGTGCGAGCAACTGGCCGAGTCCCCCGCGCGGCTGCTGCGGGCACGCGCCGAATACGCACTGGGGTCTGCCCTGCTCGACGACGGCGACCCCCTGGCCGCCCGGCCCCGGCTGCGCACTGCGCTGGATCTGATGATCGGATGCGGAGCCGGTGAAGCCGCGGAAGGCGTCCGGCTCCGTCTCGCCGAAGCCGGCGGCCGACCCCGCCGCCTGACCAGCCGCCCCAGCGACGCCCTCACCGAACAGGAGCGCCGGGTCGCCGCGCTGGCGATGGCGGGCTATTCCAACCGGGAGATAGCCGACGCGCTCTACATAACCCGGCGTACGGTCGAACTGCACCTGACCCACACCTATCAGAAGCTCGGCGTGAACCGTCGGGAGGAGCTCGCGGGCGTGCTGCCGAACACGCCCGGGGCCGCCACGTCCGGTCCGGGGGGCACGGAACGATGA